The Symphalangus syndactylus isolate Jambi chromosome 11, NHGRI_mSymSyn1-v2.1_pri, whole genome shotgun sequence genome contains a region encoding:
- the ZBED3 gene encoding zinc finger BED domain-containing protein 3 isoform X2, whose translation MRSGESACTMDEARGLDDAAARGGQCPGLGPAQTPPGRLGAPYSEAWGYFHLAPGRPGHPSGHWATCRLCGEQVGRGPGFHAGTSALWRHLRSAHRRELESSGARRSPPAGPCPPPPGPAAAPEGDWARLLEQMGALAVRGSRRERELERREAAVEQGERALERRRRALQEEERAAAQARRELQAEREALQARLREVSRREGALGWVPTLPPLKDDPEGNRDGCVITKVLL comes from the coding sequence ATGAGGAGTGGCGAGTCGGCCTGCACCATGGACGAGGCCCGCGGGCTGGACGACGCGGCGGCGCGGGGCGGTCAGTGTCCGGGACTGGGGCCGGCGCAGACGCCTCCCGGCCGCCTGGGGGCGCCGTACTCCGAAGCCTGGGGCTACTTTCACCTGGCCCCGGGGCGCCCCGGGCATCCGTCGGGCCACTGGGCCACCTGCCGTCTGTGCGGGGAGCAGGTGGGCCGCGGCCCGGGCTTCCATGCGGGGACCTCGGCGCTGTGGAGGCACCTGAGGAGCGCGCACCGGCGGGAGCTGGAGAGCAGCGGCGCCCGGCGCTCGCCACCTGCTGGGCCCTGCCCGCCGCCGCCCGGCCCCGCTGCGGCCCCCGAGGGCGACTGGGCGCGCCTGCTGGAACAGATGGGCGCGCTGGCCGTGCGCGGCAGCCGGCGGGAGCGGGAGCTGGAGCGGCGCGAGGCGGCCGTGGAGCAGGGCGAGCGCGCCCTGGAGCGGAGGCGGAGGGCGCTGCAGGAGGAGGAGCGCGCCGCGGCACAGGCGCGCCGGGAGCTGCAGGCCGAGCGGGAGGCGCTGCAGGCGCGGCTGCGGGAGGTGAGCCGCCGTGAGGGCGCCCTGGGCTGGGTCCCCACTTTGCCGCCGCTCAAGGACGACCCCGAGGGTAACAGGGACGGCTGCGTCATCACAAAGGTCCTCCTGTAG